A DNA window from Siniperca chuatsi isolate FFG_IHB_CAS linkage group LG6, ASM2008510v1, whole genome shotgun sequence contains the following coding sequences:
- the b4galt6 gene encoding beta-1,4-galactosyltransferase 6 isoform X1 → MVNWRRLLRMSNRSFLAFIFFFSMSTTCLYFIYVAPGIANTYFFMVQAQGIMLRDNVRTIGQMIRLYTNKNSTLNGTDYPDGSNSSEYLVQPTTYLPENFTYTQNLPCPERLPSMKGLMEVNMTEIPMETIELKFSKFFDIEFGGHWKPKDCRPRWKVAILIPFRNRHEHLPILFQHLIPMLQRQRLQFALYVIEQSGSQPFNRAMLFNVGFLEAIKDLDWDCLIFHDVDHIPENDRNYYGCGQMPRHFAAKLDKYMYILPYSEFFGGVSGLTVEQFHKINGFPNAFWGWGGEDDDLWNRVHFAGLNVTRPEGEIGKYKSIPHHHRGEVQFLGRYKLLRYSKERQHLDGLNNLHYSPHISLSSLYKNITVDLFPELAPITDY, encoded by the exons CCAACACGTACTTCTTCATGGTGCAGGCTCAGGGCATCATGTTGAGGGACAATGTTAGGACCATCGGTCAGATGATCCGATTGTACACCAACAAGAACAGTACACTCAACGGGACGG ACTATCCTGATGGCAGTAACTCCAGTGAATACCTGGTCCAGCCAACCACGTACCTCCCTGAGAACTTCACCTACACCCAGAACCTCCCCTGCCCAGAGCGATTACCTTCTATGA AGGGCCTTATGGAAGTGAACATGACAGAGATCCCTATGGAGACGATAGAACTGAAGTTCTCCAAGTTTTTTGACATTGAGTTTGGAGGCCATTGGAAACCAAAGGACTGCAGACCTCGCTGGAAG GTGGCCATCCTGATTCCATTTAGAAACCGCCATGAACATCTCCCCATCCTCTTCCAACACCTCATCCCCATGCTACAGAGACAGCGACTGCAGTTTGCCCTCTACGTCATCGAACAG agtgGTAGCCAGCCCTTCAACAGAgccatgctgtttaatgtgggATTCCTGGAGGCCATCAAGGACTTGGACTGGGACTGCTTGATCTTCCATGATGTTGACCACATCCCCGAGAACGACCGAAACTACTACGGCTGTGGTCAGATGCCACGCCACTTTGCTGCCAAGCTGGAcaaatacatgtacat TCTTCCATACAGTGAGTTCTTTGGTGGTGTGAGTGGACTCACTGTAGAGCAGTTCCACAAGATTAATGGCTTTCCCAATGCATTCTGGGGCTGGGGAGGAGAGGATGATGACTTGTGGAACAG GGTTCATTTTGCTGGTCTGAATGTCACGCGACCAGAGGGAGAGATCGGCAAGTACAAGTCAATTCCTCACCACCACAGAGGAGAGGTGCAGTTCCTCGGGAG gtATAAACTGCTGAGGTATTCCAAAGAGCGGCAACACCTGGACGGCCTCAACAACCTCCATTACAGCCCCCACATCTCCCTCAGCAGCCTCTACAAGAACATCACGGTGGACCTGTTCCCCGAGCTCGCTCCTATCACAGACTACTGA